Genomic segment of Thiomonas sp. FB-Cd:
CCCGACGATTTAAAGTTTCTATATCAGCGCTTGCCAAGCCCTTGCGAACTCCTTCCCGTATGGGGGAAGCAAGATCGTGCTTGCAAACCGGACAACAGAACAGAGGCACCCGCACCGCGGTTAGCAGGCGATACGGAAGATTAGATCGACAGCGTGGACAGCGATGCTCCAGCGCACGCCCATGCGCCGGACAATCGTGTATCATCGGCAATTGAAACATCGGGGCATGATACCCAGCTTTCGCGCACTCGGGGCACCAACGCAAATTCGGATAGGCGCGCCAACCGCTCGTAGGGAATGCCTCATTTACGAAGCTCAAACGTATGACGTCGAATGAAAGCCGGACAGCAGCGGCAAATGACGCAAGCTTGAAGTTCTTCACGTCGTGCAGATCGACACTGGGAGCCTGCAAGCGGTCGAAACTCGCAGGCCGAGGAGCGTCGACGAATGCAGCTCTCACCTGTTTTCCGCCCACCGCATTGAGCGCCTGGAACTGACCGAGTAAGCTGTACACGGACTCCCCGCCTTGCACCCAGTCGTCGCGCCAACACCATTCGGGTCGAGCCACCTTGGGTTCGTCGAGACAAACGCGCAAAGTACGCTCAATGCCTCGCGCCTTTCGCGCCGCCAAATGACGAGTGATGGCCATCGTCTCAATCGTCAATTTCCGGGTTGAGCCGCAACTCCTCCACTGCCGCAACGTACCTTGCGTCGAGGACCGCCTGCTCCCACATGGCCGAAGTCAATGAGAAGCCTTCGGCGTCGCGATCGCAGTGATCAGTCAACGCAATTTCCACGGCACGAGAGAAGTACTGCATCGGAATGTCAATCGCAAAGCGAAAACCTGCAGATGCATGGGCCGAAAGAAAAGCCGACCAAACGTTTGCTGCTTGATCCACAAGGCGAAATTTTGACTCAAACGCTAGCGGAAGAAAAAAGCGAGTGTAGCTCCAATCCGAATCGACTGGATAGCAAGCATCATCATAGGCATTCAAACACGTCGCCGCCTCATCGGCGGTTCGCACTCCATGAAACGGCAATTCATCAATCATGAACCGCCCAATGATTTGCGTCTCGCCTTGCAGTCGCAAGGCATTCTTCTGGTTTATTAGCTTTTGTTGCCCGATCAGAAAGGTGATCATGCGGATGCCGCGTCGTTCCAGCTGATCGTGCACGTCCCGCAGCCACTCATACTCCTCCATCGATAGACGTTGAGCCTCGTCAAAAAACAATACCAAGAGATTCTGTCGGGATCGAGTCACCAACTCCGTTAAGCGCTCGATCAACCTACGTCTCTTCGCACTATTGGTGCCCGACTGAATCTCTTTATGCCCAGCGGCTTCCAGTAGACTCTCGAAGAACGCTGACTCCACGGGAGTTTTTTTCTTTTCACTACCTACGGAAATTACCACCAGTTTTGGATACTCGTCCTTAAGTTGTCGGCTGATGTAGCGAGCACAGTATGTTTTTCCGAATCTTGATTGACCGACAAGCAAGGCTCCGGGGATTCGATGCCTGATACAACGCTTGACCTGCACGTATGCATCATCGATCGAAACAGTCGGTACGATGTAGGTCTGTTGGACCAATGGATGCTGGTCCATCTCGATCGGACGAGGAAGAAGCATCATGAAGTTTCCACCTAATAATTCAAGGTGCGGCGTATCGACAATGGCTTCGGTCTTGGCTTTTCGTTTGCCTGATCGCTGGCTCTGCTCTGGCCGTTGCCCCCAGTCACAGGCTTTGAAACCGACGCAACTGTCATAGCGGGAGCAGTGTCATCCGATCCGGTAGCTTCGCGTACCTCGCCCGGCGCACCTACAGAAGCACTGTTCTGCGCAGCTGCTGCGTATTTTTGTGTCGCGATCAACTCGGCGAGCATTGTCGCCTCCTTCTTGTTCCGCATGGCATGCTTTCGCTTGTGTGATGCGTAAACTTCAATCGCGTCCTCATCTGAACGATATCGGAGCTTCCCCTGTCGCACCAGACGCTTGATTTCGCACCGTTGGCGCAATGAATGCGGAGTTCTGCTCCAGGGGCGTGAGGGTACGAGAATCCCCAGCCCGGAGCCGTCCATGGCGTAGGCATGCAACTGACGGATGTCCTGAGTGTTGAAATAAACACGCACGCGCTGGCCTTTGAGATGAGCTTTGTCGCGCAGCACGTCAGATGTGTATCGCTCATCGCCGAAGTTGATATACAATGACGCTTGTCCGCGCACTGTAACGATTCTCGCTTCTTGAAGAAAAATCAAGTCCCGGCGCTTTGCGATGGGCAGCCGTCTGATTTGAACGCCCGGCTTGCATAGCCAATAGGACATAGCCTCCAGCGGCGTGCGCCCACCCAAACCGCCATGGGCTTCGCCGTTGTAATCGCCAAGAAGCACCTCCACCACTTGGGTCAACTCATCTACGGTCATCATCAAGTGCAAATTGCGGCCGACTTCCCCTAGTTGCTTGACTGCGTCGTCAGAAGATGAACCGGTTGTGCCAGGCACCTGATGCAACCCAGAGCGCGCCAGCACGGCGAAAAATCGCTCGATAAACGGTCGGTCGTTGGGTGAACCCAATCGTCCGGCATGCACATAGCAGCCGGTGATTTCCGAGAGACGTTCGAGAGTTGCATTCGCGAGGTTGGCTTTTGCATTGTCATACTGGAACCATTGCCAGCCAGGGTACTGCGCCTCTTCGAAATATTGTGACGGGAATCCTCCGCCTTCGCGCACACGCAGCGCTGGAATGGTCATGACCGGCGACTTATGCGGTCCGAAGCAGGCCTGCAGCGCCATAGCAACGTCATCGCTGTCGTACTCCGGCGAGATAGCAATGTGATAGCCAAGGGCAGCGCGGGTCGCCACGTCGAGACACACCAGGATGAATAGGCGTACAAGCTCGAACACTGTCTCCAGGCCAAATGGATCGACAAATCGCAGTGTCAGGCGAAGATCGATTTTGTGACCATCGAACTGGACAGCATCAAAGGGAAGCAGAGCCGGCGGGGGGCACTCCTCGGGTGCCGCCATGTCGTCTGCATCTACCCCTCCAGCGGGCTCAGAGTCCAAGCGACCGCGGATCATCGCCCTCTTCGAGTCTTTATGGGCATAGATAAATGCTTGAATGGATCGGTAACCGCGCTGGTCGCGATTGAACGGCCATTCGTCAAGACGAACGCCAGCCGCGCGACAGCGATCCAGAAACTGCTTATGAAGGCGACGTAGCGTCTTGCGCACTTCTCTGAGTTCGCCAGGCCGCAGCGGTCGATGGCGTTCGGCGGCCTGCCGCTCAAGCCAATCGCGCAGGACTGGATACATCTCAAGCAAACGACCAAGCGCCCCGGCAGCCCCTCCTCGTCCTCGTGGCCCAGTTGCCCGAACCTCAGCGGTACGCTCGTAGGGTTTGAGATGTTTGTTGGGCAATAGGCCCCGAAACCCTTGAATCCGACCATCCTCGCTCCTGGTGAGGCAGCGGCTGAGTAATCGATAAAGCTGCGAAGGTTGCACTCTCGTGCGCCGTGCGATCTCAGCGAGGGAAACATCGGGCGCCTCAACGAACAAAGAGACCGCCTCCTGTCGTTGCCGAAATTGCTCGCGCTGAGGAATTTCTAGAGCCGATGGGTCCACGGTCGGCCAGCGAGACAAGTCTGCGAGAAACTCAGGAATCGCCGAGCGCTTGATGGGCACATCGCCCCAGAGAATGACACGAGACCTACTCATGGCGAGCTAGCAAGGCTCGACTTCAAGGCCGTCGTGCAAGCGCGCTGTTCCAAGTGCGGGAATCCGCGCTCGTCCACGGCGAACGAGATCGTAGATCGCAGCGCGCAGGATCTCATCGGCGTCCTCGCTGGCAACGCCTCCCCCAACACACTTGATCAAGCGCGCGATGGGCGTCGGGGCAACTAGCAACAGCTCGATACGCTCCAGGCAATCTGCGGTCAGACTGCTCTGGTAGCTTCTGCAGTACTGCAACATCAAGGTCCAATTCTCGACCGCGTGTCCTGCTTCTTCCTCTGCAACGACTTCCTCGATCGTGCATCCGGCATCTGCAGCCCAGATCCGGAACGCGGCCAGTTGCTCAGCCCGCTTCGCCTCGGCCGCCGAACCGAGCTTGCGGACTAGTAGGATGAGGCGATTGGCGCCGTTGCTCCTTGCCCAAAAGTCAACTACTCGGCGTGGTTGGCAGTCGGGGAGGACCAATGGCCGCTCGCACAACTGCGTGACCGCCGGGTCTACCTCAAGTTGGATCCAAAGACCCAGCGGCCCTCGGCCGAACAAGGTCAGCTGCCGCCCAGCCTTGATGCTATACACATCGAATCGGTGAGCGCCGTACGGTCGGCGCCCTTCGGCCGACTGGCTGTAGGGCGGCCGGACTGCGCTGGCCGGGACCGAAAGATTCGGAGGGCTCATCACGTGGACTGGCTGCTTGAGGGACGAGAACGCGCCAATGCTGCACCCAGCCCACCCTTGCGGTCAAGTCGCGCCCTCTTCCCGCGGAATGGCATCGCCGATCGCACGGAGGCTTTGCGCATTCGACCAATATTACTTCGCGTTCATGCAGACCAGAAATGGATGCACGATGCGAGTTATTCCTTATTTATCAATAAGTTACGCCATTCAAGGACGCTCCATGCCGGAACATGGGAAATTGCGATCCGCGGGTTCGCAGATTTACTTCGCAAGTTTGCCGTTTAACATTTTTACTTCTTTCGCAGCGCGAAGAGAAAAGTACAAGCCGACGTTGCTGCGCCACTCTGAACGGGCGCTCGCGATGGCAGTCGAAAATTACTTCGCCGGACGTTGGCCGACACGATATCCCCTTACCAAACGCCCAATCATGCCAGCCCTTGGCCACCCAATCCGACCCGAGGTTTCCCTTCAGCCGGCTAGACGCGTTGTTTACCCGTTGCATGCACTTTGCGATCCAGGGCATCCTGGCTATTGGGACAGAACATGGCTGGTCGTTACGTCGGCGATGAGCTTGCCATCAGTGCCTGACACCACCGTTCTCACGACGCTCACCGACTTACCTTTCTTGACGAATAACGAGACCGCCCGGAAAGTGCCTTCCTTTTGGTTGCCCAACAGATTTGCGTTGAGAGAGATCGCCAAAGGAAAGCCTTTCATGCCTTCTGACGCGGAGTCAGAGTTCATTGCCAGCACTGTTGCAGCCACATCAGCGAACCAAAGAATTGCGCCAGCGTGAACGGTTCCAAAAGGATTTTTGATACCGCTAATGATCGGCATTTCGGCGATGACGCGCTCGTCTGAACGCTCAGTGATTGAGAAGTCAATTTGACCTTGTACACGCATACTTGTCCTTCAGAGCCTAAAGAATAGCCATGTCTCGTGTTTGCGAAAAACCTAACGTGGATTCGACTGCAGCACGGGATGGGGGCTGCTGTTTCTCGTGGCAGTCCTGCGGAAAAATGTGGTGGATGTCCAGAGCGATCTCTTCCTGGTCGAGTTCCTGGATGATGCCTTTTTCGGCTGCACATGGGCGTGATGCAAGGCGATCCAGACGATTCGGATTGAATGTGGCGTCCTGCACCCGCACCGTGGGGTGCTTGGGGCCACCGCGCAAGATCCAGTGCAACAGGTTATCCACGTCGTTGGCCATCCGCGTTTATCTCGGAGGTTTCGACAATATTGGCGCCGACGTCGATGGCTACATTACGCAATAACCTGCCCAATCCACTCCGGACCATGGGCAGCCGGCAAGTGGCCGCAGACGGTCGCATTTCCGGCGTTCCCATCGTAAGCCCAACTGGATCGGAAAATCGACACA
This window contains:
- a CDS encoding PaaI family thioesterase, producing the protein MRVQGQIDFSITERSDERVIAEMPIISGIKNPFGTVHAGAILWFADVAATVLAMNSDSASEGMKGFPLAISLNANLLGNQKEGTFRAVSLFVKKGKSVSVVRTVVSGTDGKLIADVTTSHVLSQ
- a CDS encoding ATP-binding protein; translation: MMLLPRPIEMDQHPLVQQTYIVPTVSIDDAYVQVKRCIRHRIPGALLVGQSRFGKTYCARYISRQLKDEYPKLVVISVGSEKKKTPVESAFFESLLEAAGHKEIQSGTNSAKRRRLIERLTELVTRSRQNLLVLFFDEAQRLSMEEYEWLRDVHDQLERRGIRMITFLIGQQKLINQKNALRLQGETQIIGRFMIDELPFHGVRTADEAATCLNAYDDACYPVDSDWSYTRFFLPLAFESKFRLVDQAANVWSAFLSAHASAGFRFAIDIPMQYFSRAVEIALTDHCDRDAEGFSLTSAMWEQAVLDARYVAAVEELRLNPEIDD